A genomic region of Magnolia sinica isolate HGM2019 chromosome 6, MsV1, whole genome shotgun sequence contains the following coding sequences:
- the LOC131249752 gene encoding disease resistance protein SUMM2-like has protein sequence MEFLQEIARNAWVQYDYSRRLEESLDVLKIEMQELSSQQTDIIIALNTAEVVHGKKPKAEVSLWLENVEKVTSAMTKIEEVYGEIGRDFSLPRVTLGKHVIEKIEEVVKLKEKGRFSEGLLADLLLKSGSMPTTKLVGRTTAERNLEQIWESLMDQEVRTIGVYGMGGVGKTTIMTHIYNKIQISRILGTAIWVTVSNDSSIERLQNGIARAIELDLSYEDDEMRRKIKLFEALKRRGKFVIILDDMWKSFPLEKVGIPEENAYKVVLTTQSKNVCRGMKCQKKFEMEVLSREEVWELFKEMLGTDVVFSPEVEQIAKLVAEECGGLPLGIITIASAMREKDDVREWRNALEELKCSTMEIEGMDDQLFPILKFSYDRLKSEKIRSCFLYCALYPEDYAFDDEELVKYWIAEGLIEDMGYWEKEQDKGHIILNGLIDVCMLVKKFVDSIGMHDLIRDLAIGITRKRPRFVVKAGIGIRGSIGVQEFTEEVDKISLMRNQIEMISGEPNCPKLSTLLLQENPLSGNISHEFFNHMNGLRVLDLSKTGIEYLPESVSNLENLHMLLLNSCERLREVPSLAKLKRLRFLNLNDTGIKEVPDGMECLVNLKEFYVSSAEETKKINAGGCNSLMLTDSIINLKMERCDLSSLHCLSRLQHLQSCDILECSMKWLLPIGDNSTIIPSLPSIQCLDLMDLPNLRGLCEGALLRGSFACLRNLSVWGCEVLENVMSLELFQHLQCLQYIRIIECNEMVEVIKGGEEGDNNNNNNTIILLPNLNSFLLDNLGKLKCICKRLIICPSLTEIYITDCPLLKKIPLSMGHSTSVVRGRIKGSKEWWDALEWDDPNTKTLLLPIFHEQRRGMKRKAERAEEVASTSHYR, from the coding sequence ATGGAATTCCTCCAGGAGATTGCCAGGAATGCATGGGTTCAATACGACTACTCTAGAAGGCTTGAAGAGAGTCTTGATGTTCTGAAAATTGAAATGCAAGAGTTGAGCAGCCAACAGACTGACATAATTATTGCACTGAACACAGCGGAGGTAGTGCATGGAAAGAAGCCAAAGGCGGAAGTGAGTTTATGGCTGGAAAATGTGGAAAAGGTTACAAGCGCAATGACTAAGATAGAAGAGGTTTATGGAGAAATAGGGAGAGATTTCTCACTCCCACGTGTTACATTGGGAAAGCATGTCATAGAAAAGATTGAAGAGgtggtgaagcttaaggagaaagGTCGATTTTCAGAAGGGTTACTTGCTGATCTATTACTTAAAAGTGGAAGTATGCCCACAACGAAACTAGTGGGTAGAACGACAGCGGAAAGAAATTTGGAACAGATTTGGGAGTCTTTGATGGATCAAGAGGTCAGAACTATAGGTGTGTATGGCATGGGGGGAGTGGGCAAAACAACCATCATGACCCACATCTATAATAAAATACAGATCTCTAGAATATTAGGCACTGCCATTTGGGTGACGGTATCTAATGATTCTAGTATTGAGAGACTGCAAAATGGTATTGCACGGGCAATAGAATTGGACCTTTCTTATGAAGATGatgaaatgagaaggaaaataaaattGTTTGAGGCTTTGAAACGTAGGGGGAAGTTTGTTATCATCTTAGATGATATGTGGAAATCATTTCCATTGGAAAAAGTAGGGATTCCTGAGGAAAATGCATATAAAGTAGTACTAACTACTCAATCAAAAAATGTGTGCCGAGGCATGAAGTGCCAAAAAAAGTTTGAAATGGAGGTTCTTTCAAGGGAAGAAGTATGGGAATTGTTTAAGGAAATGCTTGGGACTGATGTTGTGTTTTCTCCTGAAGTAGAACAGATTGCAAAGCTTGTAGCTGAAGAATGTGGTGGTTTGCCGCTTGGAATAATCACAATAGCAAGTGCAATGAGAGAAAAGGACGACGTTAGAGAATGGAGAAATGCATTAGAGGAGTTAAAATGCTCGACGATGGAGATTGAAGGCATGGATGATCAGCTTTTTccaattttaaaatttagttatGATCGACTAAAATCTGAGAAGATTCGATCTTGCTTCTTGTATTGTGCTTTGTATCCAGAGGACTATGCATTCGATGATGAAGAGCTGGTGAAGTATTGGATAGCAGAAGGATTGATAGAGGATATGGGATATTGGGAAAAGGAACAAGACAAAGGCCACATAATATTGAATGGACTGATAGATGTATGTATGCTGGTAAAGAAGTTTGTAGATAGTATAGGAATGCATGATTTAATCAGAGATTTGGCCATCGGAATTACCAGGAAGAGGCCTCGGTTTGTGGTCAAAGCTGGGATAGGGATAAGGGGATCAATTGGTGTACAAGAATTTACTGAAGAGGTTGACAAAATCTCATTAATGAGAAATCAAATTGAAATGATTTCAGGTGAACCTAACTGCCCAAAACTCTCCACATTGTTGTTGCAGGAGAACCCCCTCTCAGGTAACATTTCTCATGAGTTCTTCAATCACATGAACGGCCTCAGAGTTCTTGACCTTTCTAAGACTGGTATTGAGTATCTGCCAGAATCAGTTTCCAACTTGGAGAACCTGCATATGCTCTTACTAAATAGCTGTGAGAGGTTAAGGGAGGTACCGTCCTTAGCAAAGCTGAAGCGTCTAAGGTTTTTGAACCTAAATGACACTGGCATCAAAGAAGTGCCAGATGGGATGGAATGTTTGGTTAACCTCAAAGAGTTTTATGTTTCATCTGCTGAAGAGACAAAAAAGATAAATGCTGGTGGTTGCAATTCCTTAATGCTTACTGATAGTATTATCAATCTGAAAATGGAGAGATGCGATCTGTCAAGCTTACACTGCCTGTCTCGCTTGCAACACTTGCAGTCATGTGACATCTTGGAGTGTAGCATGAAGTGGTTGTTGCCGATAGGAGACAACAGCACCATAATTCCGTCTTTACCCTCAATACAGTGTCTGGATCTAATGGATCTTCCGAATTTAAGGGGTCTGTGTGAGGGAGCCTTGCTGCGTGGCTCATTTGCATGCCTCAGAAACCTGAGTGTCTGGGGATGTGAAGTATTGGAGAATGTCATGTCACTTGAATTGTTTCAGCACCTCCAATGCCTCCAATACATCCGTATTATAGAATGCAATGAGATGGTGGAGGTgataaaaggaggagaagaaggtgataacaacaacaataacaataccATCATCCTACTCCCTAACTTGAATTCTTTCCTTTTGGATAATTTAGGGAAATTGAAATGCATTTGTAAGCGGCTAATCATTTGCCCTTCCCTGACTGAGATTTATATAACTGATTGTCCTCTGCTGAAGAAGATCCCTCTTTCCATGGGCCACTCAACATCAGTTGTGAGAGGAAGGATTAAAGGAAGCAAAGAGTGGTGGGATGCATTGGAGTGGGATGATCCCAACACCAAAACACTCCTCCTACCTATTTTTCATGAACAAAGACGTGGAATGAAAAGAAAAGCAGAACGAGCAGAAGAGGTTGCATCGACGTCACACTACCGATAA